The Eriocheir sinensis breed Jianghai 21 chromosome 29, ASM2467909v1, whole genome shotgun sequence genomic interval aagccacaaatttggcccttcgatGCTACCAGGTGAAAGCGAATACTAGTTAAAGTTTGTGATGGGTGTTGGAGAGCTTTGTGGCCGACGGTGGCGGCGAGTCTTGCGGCCTGCTGGGTGGGCTGACGGGCCGGCCTGGTGGGTGGGTTGACGGGCCGGCCTGCTGGGTGGGCTGACGGGCCGGCCTGCTGGGTGGGCTGACGGGCCGGCCTGCTGGGTGGGCTGACGGGTCGGCCTGCTGGGGGGGCTGACGGGCCGGCCTGCTGGGGGGGCTGCCGGGCCGGCCTGCTGGGTGGGCTGACGGGCCGGCCTGGTGGGTGGGTTGACGGGCCGGCCTGCTGGGTGGACTGACGGGCCGGCCTGCTGGGTGGGCTGACGGGCCGGCCTGCTGGGTGGGCTGACGGGCCGGCCTGCTGGGTGGGCTGACGGGCCGGCCTGCTGGGTGGGCTGACGGGCCGGCCTGCTGGGTGGGCTGACGGGTCGGCCTGCTGGGTGGGCTGACGGGCCGGCCTGCTGCAGAAATAGCTGGTGCCTTGCGTCCAGCGAAAGGCTGCAGCCCGTGACCGAGCCGCGCACCGCTGTGTGAGCCTCGTTGCTGCCGCCAAGGGAGACAAGGGCTCAGAAACCGTCGGAAAAGTAATAGAGTTTAGAGTTGCTCAGATATTTATAGAAAACAGTGTTATTGCAAGGAGGTGCACTGGTAAGGGAAGCGAAGATGAGAGCTGACTGTGAACTGAGGACTGAAGGTGAGTTTGTCGCGCGAGTGAAGCATCAAGCACTCCACGAAGGAGCTTCATTTGTGACCCGCGTGAAAGGCGGCCGACGGGGGACGTGGGTGAGGTGAGGAGTGGGCGTGAGTACACCTGGAGGTCATGTTGATCAAGGTCTTGTTACCTACTCTGCACCTGTTCCATATTCATCTCTTGCGCCGCCTTTCGCTATCTAGGTAATTGGAGTATTAGGAGGACGCTGCCGGATACGCtgggaaaagataatgaaaacatAACAACATGCAACACACAGacgaagaaggaacagaaaatggaaccaaacaaaaat includes:
- the LOC127005269 gene encoding transcriptional regulatory protein AlgP-like, with translation MAGGCDPHPQGLHSLGGVDLKISGTICHASVMATTPAPVDLTVTISSSILLLREVTLERTLVSLGGSNEAHTAVRGSVTGCSLSLDARHQLFLQQAGPSAHPAGRPVSPPSRPARQPTQQAGPSAHPAGRPVSPPSRPARQPTQQAGPSVHPAGRPVNPPTRPARQPTQQAGPAAPPAGRPVSPPSRPTRQPTQQAGPSAHPAGRPVSPPSRPARQPTHQAGPSAHPAGRKTRRHRRPQSSPTPITNFN